TTAATGTGTGTTCGAGTTCAAATGCATTATCAAAGTGATCTTCAATGGCTCTCTTCCCTTTTCCGGTTACAATGATAATATCTTCAATACCAGAAGCAATAGCCTCTTCCACGATATACTGAATCGTGGGCTTATCAACAATCGGCAGCATTTCCTTCGGCATTGCCTTCGTAGCCGGTAAGAAACGAGTGCCTAAACCTGCTGCCGGGATAATTGCCTTCCTCACTTTTTTCATCACTTACCATCCTATCCTTTTATCTTTATTTAAAAGCATGATTTGTACTGGTTTACATAAAAGTAAACCAGCACAAATCTTACCTTCAATGTGCAAAAATAGGGCATTAAACCCATCCTCACTTCACACCATTGACGATTCACGTCTAAGGTCCAAGGGACCCACAGTATGACCGAGTGCCTACAATGATATAGATATAGTAGGCATTACCTGTAGCTGCATTACAACGCTGTGCTATTTATTTCTCACCATAGTAATAGTAATAAGGGTTATCTTTGCCCACATTTATATTATTCAAGACCACTCCGAGAAATCGTGCATTAACATGTTCTAAGTTTGCCTTTGCCTTCTTAACTACTTCCTTTTTAACTTTGCTCGAGTTCACGACGAGTATGACTCCATCGCAGAATGAGCTCACAATTAATGCATCGGTGACAGCCAATACAGGTGGCGTGTCGAATAAAATGACATCATACAGATCTTTAGTCTCTTCCAAGACCGTTTTCATTTTTCTTGAACTTAACATTTCAGAAGGATTCGGCGGGATGGGCCCAGATGTAATGACATCCAAATGCTCTACGAATGTTTCCCTCACAACATCTTGAAGTTCACATTGATTAGACAATACACTTGTTAACCCAGTTTGATTAGAAACAGTAAATACCTTATGTAACGAGGGCTTACGAAAGTCTACATCGATCAGGAGTACTTTCTTCCCTTCCTGCGCGTAAGCTACAGCCAAATTACTAACTGTAATGGTTTTACCTTCACCAGCCTGAGCAGATGCAACCATGATTGTACGGATCTGCTCATCAATGGAGGAGAAAAGAATATTAGTGCGAAGCGTTCGGTAAGCCTCTGATATCGGAGATTTAGGATTAATTGAGGTAACTAGATTGTGATTCTCATTGATTGAGCGTGGCATAATTGCCTTCACCTACCTGTGTTTGAGATTGAGATTTGGATTTCTTATTAGCCTTGGTGTCATCTTTCCTTATCGTGGTGATCATTGCCAGCGTAGGTAGATTTAGCTCTTTAAGAACTTCAGCTTCATTCTTAAACGTGTCATCTAAGTAATCCAACAGAAATACCAGACCTATTGCGAGCATCAGACTCATTATAAAACCGATCATAATGCTTATTACCGGATTGATATTCACCGGGAATACTTCATCGGTTAATTTAGCCGAACTCAGAAGGGTAACATTATCTACCTTCATAATCTTGGGAACTTGCTCCTTAAATACCGCTGCTATCGCATTCACCGTTTTGGCTGCAACTTCATAAGATGGATCTTGATAACTCAAGTTCATGATTTGTGATTCATTCGTAGTACTGACGACAACGTTACTAGCTAATTCTTTTACTGTTACGTCTAGATCAGGGTACCTCGTAACTACCTTCTCCATCACTGCCGATGATTTAATGATTCCCATATACGAATTAATGACCATAATATTGGTCTGGATCGTGCTATAATCCAATAATTTTGTACCTTCAAATTCATTTGCCTGATTTACGATAAGCTCTGCATCAGCTTGATAGATAGGTTCTGTATAGTACACACTCTTCACAGCTGCGAATGTACAAACCACTATAACAATCGCGATGATGAGCCACATTTTCTTCCGCATGATATTTATATATTCCTTGAGTTCCATAAATCGTTCCTCCTGAGTTTGTAATAAAGCTTCCTTAATCCTCCCTATGAATATCTGATGAAATGAAATGTAAATACATTCTTTTTACATAAATTAAGACACTACTTCTAAACCTTTCTTCTAAAACATTTATGCACTAACTAATGCACTTCCAAGTGATTTATAGTAGAATGAAAGTAAGTATGTTCATTCAGAAGGAGCATTCTTTTAGATGGACAAATTAATATTTCTGCGCATTCCACTTACGTGTAAGTCTTTGGAAACAAAGAAATAATTCAGGTTGAGAAGCATTCTTTTTAGAAGACTTGTATTATATAATTGATGTTCTTTCGTGCTATGTAATTCGACACGGTATTGATATGATTGTTCATAAATCCCTTTACTATCTAGTTTTCCAGAGAGCTTAACCACAGAACTAGAATCTTCAATATCAAAACCAAAAATGACATTTTGTTTCATGGGTAGATCTAAATCACTTAAAAAGCATATTGCATTATCACATAATTCCATTAAAAATATAGGGCGTCGCTTGCTCATTATTTTATTTCCTGCTACTTCTCTAATGTATATATGCGCATTTAGAGAAAGATTGGCCCAAACATGAATATTGGGATTCATGGATTCGCTTCATTCCTTTGAGATCATATTTGTTACATGGATTGAACTAAAATAAGAAATGAGGGTCCTACTTTAATTCAATCTATATGAGGTATAAAAATAATCTGATTAGGAAACTATAGTTATTATCCGATACAATTCGTAACCTATTATCAATTTACGATACAAAATGTATCATGTCAAGCATAATTTGGGATTATCTTTTTTGTGCATTCAAAATAGAAATGGATAGCCTTAGAAGTCTAATTGGGAGGATCATTCATGAATCATGGGAATCGCATAGCAGAACTACGTGAGATACGAGGGTGGACACAAGAAGATCTATCTCGTTCCATCGGCATTACAAGAGCATCACTTTCCCATTATGAGAAAAATCGACGCAAACCTGATTTTGAGATATTAAGCAAACTTGCCGATAAATTTGGTGTTTCTATTGACTATTTAATTGGTCGAACAAACCATACAGAACTAGTAATGGATGACGATGTAAGAGAGTTTGTAGATAATTTAGAACTATCTGATGACAAAATTCTCGAACGCATTAATCTAACGATCGACGGTCGTAGCTTAACAGAGGAAGAAGCCAAGCGATTTATTGCTTTCGTCCGTATGGAACGCATTATGAAATAACTAATCATTCAAAAAAAAAGCCTTAATTCCTAAAGTTATTACTTGGGAACTGAGGCTTTTTATATTTAATGTAGCTTACTATGTCTTTTATTAAGACCAACATGTCATTTCTGTTGAGCCTTTATGTAATCTTTCCATTTTTCAGGATGAATACCACATTGTTGCATTATTTTTAGAATGTCTATCTCTCTCTTCTCCGGTTTCTCTCGATTTGACCGGGCTTCGGTACCAACTTCTTTTCCTTCTTTCATCGAAGATAACCTCACTCTACTTTTCATTTATAGTTTTTCATCCTGATTACTCTTACGTCTGATAAGCCTAATCTTTAATATTATAGCTTACGACCTTCTTATTTGTTGTCGTCTAATGGAACTATCCCGACAATATAATGGTTCTAATTTTGTCGAAAAAAATGGACTTACATCCCAACTCGCAAGAAGCGATCGGGATGTAAGCCCATAATGAAAAACATTGCGCGATTGTGAAAAAAATCAGTATTTTCAGTTACCTCCGGTACGAGCTAGTTCACGCATATTGGCTTCAAAAGCTGCAAGAAGCGCAGCTTCTCCAGTTAATCCACTCTCACGTACTTTCTCGATTTGCTGCGTCATCCGTTTATAATCTTTCGGAATAACACGAACGAATGAATTCAAGCACTCATTCCAGTTATCTAGTATCGATTGTCCTACAGTACTCCCCGTATAAGACACATGATTCTGAATCAATACACGAAGGCTTGCTGCTTCTGCAGCATCTTCTATTCTTTCTAACAATACCATTTCAAGATTACAGTCCCTTATAAAGGTTCCTTCTTTATCGTATACATAAGCAATACCGCCAGACATTCCTGCAGCGAAGTTACGCCCTGTTTCACCAAGTACAACGACACGTCCGCCTGTCATATATTCACACCCATGGTCGCCAACACCTTCAACAACCACCTTAACGCCAGAGTTCCGAACTGCGAACCGTTCACCTGCGATACCTCGAATATAAGCTTCGCCACTGGTTGCTCCGTAGAATGCTGTATTACCGATAATGACATTCTCTTCCGCTTTGAAGGTAGACTTTGGTGAAGGCTTCACAATAAGCTTACCTCCAGATAGTCCTTTGCCTACATAATCGTTAGAATCGCCTATGACTGTCAAAGTCATGCCTTTAGGAACAAAGGCTCCAAAACTTTGGCCGGCTGTACCCATGAATGTAAATTGAATCGTATTCTCTGGCAGACCCACAGCGCCGTATTTACGTGTCAGTTCACTACCTAAGATCGTACCTACGGCTCTATTTACATTAGTGATTGGAAGTACCCCTTCCACCGATGTTCCATTCTCTAAGGCAGGTGCTGCCAAATCCAGTAACTGGCGAATATCGAGTGTCTCTTCTAACTCATGGTTCTGACGCTTACTATTATAAGGTGTACTATTCTCAGGTAGCTCTGGAGAATGAAGTAAGACAGATAAGTCTACACCATGTTTCTTCCAGTGTTCCGAAGCTTGAACCGCATTCAGACAATCCGTGCGTCCGATCATATCTTGAACGGTACGGAAACCTAGTTCAGCCATAATTTCGCGCATATCTTCTGCGATAAATCTCATAAAATTAACCACATGAGCTGGGTCACCCATGAAGTTCTTACGAAGCTCTGGGTTCTGAGTAGCTACACCTACAGGACAAGTATCCATCTGACAGACTCTCATCATAATACAGCCTAGAGCAACTAGTGGTGCTGTTGAGAAACCATATTCCTCAGCTCCTAACAAAGCAGCTACAGCTAAATCACGACCATTAAGCATTTTACCATCGGTTTCCAGAACGACCCGATCTCGCAAGTTGTTAAGAATGAGCGTCTGGTGCGTCTCCGCAAGTCCCAACTCCCAAGGAAGTCCAGCATGACGAATAGAGCCTTGTGGGGAAGCCCCCGTTCCTCCGTCATAGCCGCTAACAAGAATAATATCTGCACGACCCTTGGCTACTCCTGCAGCAATTGTTCCTACACCGACCTCAGATACCAACTTCACGTTGATGTTCGCACGTGGATTGGCATTCTTCAAATCATAGATAAGTTCAGCTAAATCTTCGATTGAATAGATGTCATGGTGAGGTGGTGGTGAGATTAGACCTACACCAGGTGTTGATCCGCGAACTTCTGCTACCCATGGGTAAACTTTGCGACCTGGTAGTTGCCCACCTTCACCTGGCTTCGCACCTTGCGCCATCTTAATCTGAATTTCATCGGCATTAACCAAGTAATTAGAAGTAACACCGAAACGTCCTGATGCCACCTGCTTAATCGCACTCCGGCGAGAATCTCCATTGCTATCCTTAACGAAACGAGCCGGATCTTCTCCACCTTCACCTGTGTTACTCTTACCTCCAACACGATTCATCGCAATGGCGATACTTTCATGAGCTTCCTTACTGATCGATCCGAAGGACATAGCCCCAGTCTTAAATCTTCTCATAATGGATTCTACAGATTCAACTTCTTCTATAGGTACTGAACTTCCCACAGGCTTGAGCTCTAATAATGAACGTATTGTAAGACGTTGCTCATTCTCACCTTGAACCAATTGAGCATATTTCTTATATAGCTTATAATCATTCGTTCGAACGGACTGTTGTAATAAGTGAATCGTCTGTGGATTGAACAGATGCTCTTCACCATCTTTACGCCATTGGTATTCTCCACCTGAATCGAGTTCTTTATCATTACCATCTTTATCTGTAAATGCACGATTATGATGAGACAAAGTTTCCAAAGTTACCTCTTCAATACCGATACCACCGATCCGGGATGGTGTACGCGTAAAGTATTGATCTACAAAATCTGAACGAAGTCCCACGGCTTCAAAAATTTGCGCACCGCGATATGACTGTATCGTAGATATCCCCATTTTGGATAATACTTTAACAACACTCTTAGTAGCCGCTTTAATATAGTTCTTCACTGCTTTCTCATGGGAAATTCCACGCAACATCCCCTGCTGAATCATGTCATCTAAACTCTCGAATGCAAGATAAGGGTTAACTGCACTAACGCCATATCCTAGCAAGAGCGCATAGTGATGGACTTCACGAGGTTCACCTGACTCTAAAAGAATGCTAATCTTCGTCCGCGTACCTTGGCGAATGAGATGATGATGCAAGCACGATACAGCTAATAATGCTGGAATCGCTGCATTATCCTTATCCAAACCTCGGTCAGACAATATCAGAATGTTATGACCTTTATCGATAACACGATCTGCTGCTTCACAGAGTATATTCAAGGCAGTACGTAGCCCCTTCGCCCCATCGGCAGCTAAGAATAAGATCGGAATCGTCATCGACTTAAAGCCTGGACGGTGAACATGACGAATTTTAGCGAAATCCTCATTAGATAGGACTGGTGTATGCAGACGAATATGTCGACAGCTT
The nucleotide sequence above comes from Paenibacillus sp. IHBB 10380. Encoded proteins:
- a CDS encoding CpsD/CapB family tyrosine-protein kinase; amino-acid sequence: MPRSINENHNLVTSINPKSPISEAYRTLRTNILFSSIDEQIRTIMVASAQAGEGKTITVSNLAVAYAQEGKKVLLIDVDFRKPSLHKVFTVSNQTGLTSVLSNQCELQDVVRETFVEHLDVITSGPIPPNPSEMLSSRKMKTVLEETKDLYDVILFDTPPVLAVTDALIVSSFCDGVILVVNSSKVKKEVVKKAKANLEHVNARFLGVVLNNINVGKDNPYYYYYGEK
- a CDS encoding YveK family protein; translation: MELKEYINIMRKKMWLIIAIVIVVCTFAAVKSVYYTEPIYQADAELIVNQANEFEGTKLLDYSTIQTNIMVINSYMGIIKSSAVMEKVVTRYPDLDVTVKELASNVVVSTTNESQIMNLSYQDPSYEVAAKTVNAIAAVFKEQVPKIMKVDNVTLLSSAKLTDEVFPVNINPVISIMIGFIMSLMLAIGLVFLLDYLDDTFKNEAEVLKELNLPTLAMITTIRKDDTKANKKSKSQSQTQVGEGNYATLNQ
- a CDS encoding helix-turn-helix domain-containing protein translates to MNHGNRIAELREIRGWTQEDLSRSIGITRASLSHYEKNRRKPDFEILSKLADKFGVSIDYLIGRTNHTELVMDDDVREFVDNLELSDDKILERINLTIDGRSLTEEEAKRFIAFVRMERIMK
- the gltB gene encoding glutamate synthase large subunit codes for the protein MRHTVLPPKQGLYDPQNEKDACGMGFVANIKGKPSHEIVSQALTMLVNMEHRGGQGSEANSGDGAGIMLQIPHQFFAREAKEIGFTLPDKGLYGVGMIFLSQDQAIRETHEQILKEIIIEEGQNFLGFRDVPTVDDTLGKSAKAAKPYVRQVFIERSSAVQDEMAFERKLYVIGRRAELAIRYAEVEDGDSFYLSSLSCRKIVYKGMLTTVQVGQFYTDLQNEYLESAIALIHSRFSTNTFPSWERAHPYRYMIHNGEINTLRGNVNWMHARQAQFASEVFGDDLEKIKPIINPDGSDTAMFDNTFEFLYLSGRSLPHVAMMMVPEPWNNHNSMDEAKKSFYEYHSTLMEPWDGPAAMGFSDGVQIGAMLDRNGLRPARYYVTKDDLIILSSEAGVLDIAPEDILYKDRLRPGRMLLVDTKEGRIISDEEVKAQIATEQPYREWLDEHLIDLAELPDAPELPEPKHDNVQQLQQSFGYTYEELRKVLEPMASTGAEAIASMGYDAPLAVLSERPQRLYNYFKQMFAQVTNPPIDAIREEIVTATGTTIGPERNLLHPEPESCRHIRLHTPVLSNEDFAKIRHVHRPGFKSMTIPILFLAADGAKGLRTALNILCEAADRVIDKGHNILILSDRGLDKDNAAIPALLAVSCLHHHLIRQGTRTKISILLESGEPREVHHYALLLGYGVSAVNPYLAFESLDDMIQQGMLRGISHEKAVKNYIKAATKSVVKVLSKMGISTIQSYRGAQIFEAVGLRSDFVDQYFTRTPSRIGGIGIEEVTLETLSHHNRAFTDKDGNDKELDSGGEYQWRKDGEEHLFNPQTIHLLQQSVRTNDYKLYKKYAQLVQGENEQRLTIRSLLELKPVGSSVPIEEVESVESIMRRFKTGAMSFGSISKEAHESIAIAMNRVGGKSNTGEGGEDPARFVKDSNGDSRRSAIKQVASGRFGVTSNYLVNADEIQIKMAQGAKPGEGGQLPGRKVYPWVAEVRGSTPGVGLISPPPHHDIYSIEDLAELIYDLKNANPRANINVKLVSEVGVGTIAAGVAKGRADIILVSGYDGGTGASPQGSIRHAGLPWELGLAETHQTLILNNLRDRVVLETDGKMLNGRDLAVAALLGAEEYGFSTAPLVALGCIMMRVCQMDTCPVGVATQNPELRKNFMGDPAHVVNFMRFIAEDMREIMAELGFRTVQDMIGRTDCLNAVQASEHWKKHGVDLSVLLHSPELPENSTPYNSKRQNHELEETLDIRQLLDLAAPALENGTSVEGVLPITNVNRAVGTILGSELTRKYGAVGLPENTIQFTFMGTAGQSFGAFVPKGMTLTVIGDSNDYVGKGLSGGKLIVKPSPKSTFKAEENVIIGNTAFYGATSGEAYIRGIAGERFAVRNSGVKVVVEGVGDHGCEYMTGGRVVVLGETGRNFAAGMSGGIAYVYDKEGTFIRDCNLEMVLLERIEDAAEAASLRVLIQNHVSYTGSTVGQSILDNWNECLNSFVRVIPKDYKRMTQQIEKVRESGLTGEAALLAAFEANMRELARTGGN